One Serinicoccus chungangensis genomic window carries:
- a CDS encoding DUF3263 domain-containing protein, protein MGAASHVQQVEPPVGLSARDQEILDFENRHWTYAGSKEQGIKDLFDLSSTRYYQLLNQLIDNEAALAYKPLLIKRLRRDRSRRQRARSMRRLGMQS, encoded by the coding sequence ATGGGTGCTGCCAGCCACGTGCAGCAGGTCGAGCCTCCCGTCGGGCTCTCGGCGCGCGACCAGGAGATCCTCGACTTCGAGAACCGCCACTGGACCTATGCCGGCTCCAAGGAGCAGGGCATCAAGGACCTCTTCGACCTGAGCTCGACGCGCTACTACCAGCTGCTCAACCAGCTCATCGACAACGAGGCCGCCCTCGCCTACAAGCCGCTGCTGATCAAGCGACTGCGTCGCGACCGTTCCCGCCGCCAGCGGGCGCGCTCGATGCGACGACTCGGCATGCAGAGCTGA